The Apium graveolens cultivar Ventura chromosome 6, ASM990537v1, whole genome shotgun sequence genome contains a region encoding:
- the LOC141664921 gene encoding uncharacterized protein LOC141664921 has product MAWNIDVKTTTIANCFRHCKIRSEENDEQELGEINEGVEGLNEVISNLRYRNVMDVEHLLNYPNENDAVMESPTDEEIIESVMSTDEGTDPEPDDSNVIPSVSSKEAFQALTTLNNYLLQHEQNIPGVIFALHKVKDEINFGFGGKKKQATIDSYFNKN; this is encoded by the coding sequence ATGGCTTGGAATATTGATGTGAAAACAACCACAATTGCAAATTGTTTTCGGCATTGCAAGATTCGTTcagaagaaaatgatgaacaaGAACTTGGAGAAATAAATGAAGGTGTCGAAGGATTAAATGAAGTTATCTCTAATTTACGATATAGGAATGTGATGGATGTCGAGCATCTCTTAAACTATCCAAACGAGAATGATGCGGTTATGGAATCACCTACGGATGAAGAAATCATTGAGTCGGTAATGAGCACTGATGAAGGGACTGATCCCGAACCCGACGATAGCAATGTCATCCCAAGCGTGTCATCAAAGGAAGCATTTCAAGCACTCACCACTTTGAACAATTACTTGTTACAACACGAGCAAAACATACCAGGAGTTATTTTTGCTTTACATAAAGTCAAGGACGAGATTAATTTTGGCTTTGGTGGAAAGAAGAAACAAGCTACAATAGattcatattttaataagaattaa
- the LOC141668555 gene encoding uncharacterized protein LOC141668555, with product MVKKKQSESVATKFSMVLRPRTTTGKEKVKEKAKRKMPVKVDSKVKVKKTAVSGKIKNGNTAKTGNVVITGNVAKRKLLVDEGNTKVSGSRAKKLKAAMNKKEMDKGAETGSTTWLRRLNSGKIQNGNAAKNGNSVKIRNAAKRKLLVDEGNTRVAESRVKKLKAMRNKKEIDKGAETGSTRVHRLNTGKIKNGNAAKTGNVVKTGNDAIRKLLVNEGNTKVAGSRVKKLKAVMKKKEIDKGSETGSTRVHRFNTRKKKNGNAAKTGNAVKTGTAAKRRLLVDEGNTKVAGSRVKKLKVVIKKKKMDKAVETGSTRVRRLNSAKNGDQFGKKDFKKKSAEASTKKLKKVMLVKKEAFSANCSPMPKKSLPVKASTRITRKGGMSETRASYTIADKIRLVQGLKNKKTCNNKNYELIKRKKANIVVTDVVFPPEIIMEILSWLPVKFFGTPMVVCKQWYALIQDRHFLEKHMRRNYNFIESNVGQGYRKVNSCDGLRLEMNASTQKYRILNPDTKQFLELPDPHKGSYHILFAYVPLTLNYKIVSIFYDKNNIECWEILSVGNDELSWRLLKMPTEDYLKRNRKKFSMKLIGDVVHCVRVIASENDTVEEVISLDLGTEQFTVSKLPKGQYRSWEKVWLIDYKGKPALVDIIGSELCVMVLENYKKQNWAKKESLFPLETMKKLEVEHGKISPYLVDRFETLWFWAKEARKFVSYNLKTKRTRSELAHCHSLVRLEGMQPE from the coding sequence ATGGTTAAGAAGAAACAAAGTGAATCTGTTGCAACCAAATTTTCCATGGTTTTAAGGCCAAGAACAACTACTGGAAAGGAAAAAGTTAAAGAAAAGGCCAAGAGAAAAATGCCTGTGAAAGTTGATAGTAAGGTGAAGGTAAAGAAGACTGCGGTAAGTGGAAAAATAAAGAATGGCAATACGGCAAAAACTGGTAATGTTGTAATAACTGGAAATGTTGCgaagagaaaacttttggtagATGAGGGGAACACAAAAGTTTCTGGAAGTAGAGCGAAAAAATTAAAAGCCGCGATGAACAAGAAGGAAATGGATAAGGGTGCGGAAACTGGAAGCACCACTTGGCTACGTAGGTTAAACAGTGGAAAGATACAGAATGGTAATGCTGCAAAAAATGGTAATTCTGTAAAAATTAGAAATGCTGctaagagaaaacttttggtagATGAGGGGAATACAAGAGTTGCTGAAAGTAGAGTGAAAAAATTAAAAGCAATGAGGAACAAGAAAGAAATTGATAAGGGTGCAGAAACTGGAAGCACTCGGGTACATAGGTTAAACACTGGAAAGATAAAGAATGGTAATGCTGCAAAAACTGGTAATGTTGTAAAAACTGGAAATGATGCGATTAGAAAACTTTTGGTAAACGAGGGGAACACAAAAGTTGCTGGAAGTAGAGTGAAAAAATTAAAAGCCGTGAtgaaaaagaaagaaattgaCAAGGGTTCGGAAACTGGAAGCACTCGGGTACATAGGTTCAACACGAGAAAGAAAAAGAATGGTAATGCTGCAAAAACCGGTAATGCTGTAAAAACTGGAACTGCTGCGAAAAGAAGACTTTTGGTAGATGAGGGGAACACAAAAGTTGCTGGAAGTAGAGTGAAAAAATTAAAAGTCGTGATAAAGAAGAAAAAAATGGATAAGGCCGTGGAAACTGGTAGCACTCGGGTACGAAGGTTAAATAGTGCAAAGAACGGAGATCAATTTGGCAAGAAAGATTTTAAGAAGAAATCTGCTGAAGCCAGTACCAAAAAACTAAAAAAAGTTATGCTTGTCAAGAAAGAAGCTTTCTCCGCTAATTGTAGTCCTATGCCGAAGAAAAGCCTTCCTGTGAAGGCTAGTACAAGAATTACGAGAAAAGGTGGAATGTCAGAGACACGTGCCAGTTATACTATTGCAGACAAGATTCGACTTGTTCAGGggttaaaaaataaaaaaacttgCAACAACAAAAATTATGAACTTATAAAGAGAAAAAAGGCTAACATTGTCGTCACTGATGTAGTGTTTCCACCCGAAATCATCATGGAAATATTGAGCTGGTTGCCAGTGAAGTTCTTTGGTACACCTATGGTTGTATGCAAGCAATGGTATGCTTTAATCCAAGATCGCCACTTCTTAGAAAAGCATATGAGAAGGAATTATAACTTTATTGAGTCTAATGTCGGACAAGGGTATAGGAAAGTCAATTCTTGTGATGGCCTGAGACTTGAGATGAATGCATCCACACAGAAGTACCGCATTCTCAACCCTGACACCAAACAGTTCCTTGAATTACCTGATCCACACAAGGGTAGCTATCATATCCTCTTTGCTTACGTCCCTCTTACTCTCAACTATAAAATTGTGTCAATATTTTATGATAAAAACAACATTGAATGTTGGGAGATTTTGTCTGTTGGAAATGATGAGTTGTCATGGAGACTTCTTAAAATGCCCACTGAAGACTATCTTAAAAGAAATAGAAAGAAATTTTCTATGAAGTTAATTGGTGATGTTGTTCACTGTGTTCGTGTAATTGCAAGCGAAAATGATACGGTTGAAGAAGTAATATCCCTTGATTTAGGAACTGAGCAGTTTACTGTCTCAAAGCTGCCAAAAGGTCAATACAGAAGCTGGGAGAAGGTTTGGCTGATAGATTATAAGGGCAAACCAGCTTTAGTTGATATAATAGGATCAGAACTTTGCGTAATGGTgctggaaaattacaaaaaacaGAACTGGGCCAAAAAGGAATCTTTATTTCCGTTAGAAACGATGAAGAAACTTGAAGTTGAGCATGGCAAAATTTCTCCTTATCTTGTCGATCGATTTGAGACATTGTGGTTTTGGGCAAAAGAAGCTAGGAAGTTTGTTTCTTATAATCTTAAGACTAAACGAACTCGTTCAGAGCTTGCTCATTGTCATAGCCTTGTACGTTTAGAAGGGATGCAACCAGAATAG